From a region of the Burkholderia sp. PAMC 26561 genome:
- a CDS encoding glycosyl transferase family protein, with protein MDLYPGYYAQQYYYGLQYCAGIIAVIILISSADDLFIDLYYWVRRAYRALTVKREYTPLKAAQLHERAEQPIAIMIPAWQEYDVIAAMLEDAVRVLDYRNYVIFVGTYVNDAATSAEVERMRMRYKQLHRVEVPHDGPTCKADCLNWVVQAALQHERNADLEFAGFVLHDSEDVLHSLELKFFNFLLPRKDMIQLPVASLERHWYELVAGTYMDEFAEWHAKDLVVRESMTGSVPSAGVGSCFSRRAMLALIDTTKNQPFNTDSLTEDYDVGTRLLKLGMESIFAVFPVQYLTRRKSMFGLSEDREVTVTVPLSVREFFPDTIRTAYRQRARWVLGIGMQGWQQTGWSGSLANRYLLFRDRKGVVTSFVGMLAYVLVLQFIAFMCAASFGLTSDLLPSPFVDSAWMNTVLLLNTIAVALRVVQRVYFVSRLYGWEQGIVSIPRMIVANFINFLAVSRAWRLFSSHLVTGKRLAWDKTMHDFPSAAGLSEKRRQRLGELLVSWQAINEDQLKTAMEDELASEAPLGRVLLARGWLDEETLAEALSFQSELQRAALDPSLLDEGQTHVPLEHAIRYRILPQGTDHAGRRIVLAASPLEDEALKEIERVSGGPVTQRIVRESEIATGFRFLRGAGNALEPNETNVPLLGDLLIQMGYITRDSFNEALKVYRPERDGRIGEFMVAYGAISARALSDAVQTQIRAREAGQHT; from the coding sequence ATGGACCTGTATCCCGGTTACTACGCACAACAGTATTACTACGGGCTGCAATATTGCGCGGGCATCATTGCCGTGATCATTTTGATATCCAGCGCGGACGATCTGTTCATCGACCTGTATTACTGGGTCCGGCGGGCGTACCGGGCGCTTACGGTCAAGCGTGAATACACGCCGCTGAAAGCCGCGCAGTTGCACGAGCGCGCGGAGCAGCCCATCGCCATCATGATTCCCGCGTGGCAGGAATACGACGTGATCGCGGCAATGCTCGAAGACGCCGTGCGCGTGCTCGACTACCGGAACTACGTGATCTTCGTGGGCACGTATGTGAACGATGCCGCAACCAGCGCGGAAGTCGAGCGCATGCGGATGCGCTACAAGCAGTTGCATCGCGTTGAAGTGCCGCACGATGGCCCGACCTGCAAGGCCGATTGCCTGAACTGGGTGGTGCAGGCAGCGTTGCAGCATGAACGTAACGCGGACCTTGAATTCGCGGGCTTCGTGCTGCATGACAGCGAAGACGTGCTGCATTCGCTCGAACTGAAGTTCTTCAACTTCCTCCTGCCGCGCAAGGACATGATCCAGTTGCCGGTGGCCTCGCTCGAGCGGCACTGGTACGAGCTCGTTGCGGGCACGTACATGGATGAATTTGCCGAGTGGCATGCAAAGGATCTCGTGGTCCGCGAGAGCATGACGGGCAGCGTGCCGTCGGCAGGCGTGGGCTCGTGCTTTTCGCGGCGCGCGATGCTTGCGCTTATCGATACCACGAAGAACCAGCCGTTCAATACCGATTCGCTGACCGAGGACTACGACGTCGGCACGCGCTTGCTGAAGCTCGGCATGGAATCGATCTTTGCGGTATTTCCGGTGCAGTACCTCACGCGTCGCAAGAGCATGTTTGGTCTCAGCGAAGATCGCGAAGTGACCGTGACGGTGCCGCTTTCCGTGCGCGAATTTTTCCCCGACACGATTCGCACCGCCTATAGGCAACGTGCGCGCTGGGTGCTCGGCATCGGCATGCAGGGGTGGCAGCAGACCGGCTGGAGCGGCTCGCTCGCCAATCGCTATCTGCTGTTTCGTGACCGCAAGGGTGTGGTGACATCGTTTGTCGGCATGCTGGCTTATGTGCTCGTGCTGCAGTTCATTGCGTTCATGTGCGCGGCGTCGTTCGGACTGACGAGCGACTTGCTGCCCTCGCCGTTTGTCGATTCTGCGTGGATGAATACCGTGCTTTTGCTGAACACGATTGCAGTTGCGCTACGGGTCGTGCAACGGGTGTATTTCGTCTCCCGGCTCTACGGCTGGGAACAGGGCATCGTCTCCATCCCGCGCATGATCGTCGCCAACTTCATCAACTTCCTGGCGGTATCGCGCGCATGGCGCCTGTTTTCGTCGCATCTGGTCACGGGCAAGCGGCTTGCATGGGACAAGACGATGCACGATTTTCCATCGGCGGCGGGGCTTTCCGAAAAGCGCCGTCAACGGCTGGGCGAGTTGCTCGTCTCCTGGCAGGCAATCAACGAGGACCAGCTCAAGACCGCAATGGAAGACGAGCTGGCAAGCGAAGCGCCCCTTGGCCGCGTGTTGCTGGCACGTGGCTGGCTCGACGAGGAGACGCTTGCCGAAGCACTGTCGTTTCAATCCGAACTGCAGCGGGCCGCGCTTGACCCTTCCCTGCTCGATGAAGGCCAGACGCACGTGCCGCTCGAACATGCCATCCGATACCGCATCCTGCCGCAAGGCACCGACCATGCGGGCCGCCGGATCGTGCTGGCGGCAAGCCCGCTCGAGGACGAAGCGCTCAAGGAAATCGAGCGCGTCTCGGGCGGACCCGTCACGCAGCGGATCGTACGCGAGAGCGAAATCGCAACCGGCTTCCGGTTCTTGCGCGGCGCCGGCAACGCGCTTGAACCGAACGAGACGAACGTCCCGCTTCTCGGCGATCTGCTGATCCAGATGGGCTACATCACGCGCGATAGTTTCAATGAAGCGCTCAAGGTGTACAGGCCTGAACGCGATGGCCGCATCGGCGAATTCATGGTCGCCTATGGCGCGATCTCGGCGCGCGCGCTGAGCGACGCTGTGCAGACCCAGATCCGCGCACGCGAAGCAGGACAGCATACGTGA
- a CDS encoding twin-arginine translocation signal domain-containing protein, which yields MSGSRDGRCAFGMSRRAFLRGSAAGVLALGLAGCQSPPLVQGVAWQLDNTHANAHGDWNRLGVTDLLLQWTAVDNTAYVAGTQIPVAPRLPDWNRIALEPWAQRVLVGLAGRFNEADARANAELLVEQSLELVRAAPHLNIEGWYFPVEVDPSWQDARSIAPLLARLPRPLWISVYDRGNIGGAALAQWLSSWLPSDVGVLLQDGVGVYAREPRIARTYADALSAKFGRERVRVIAEAFRVAPGSAFRSATAQELKLQLDAYRGYRTYLFDGPHYVPPQLVDSLLQ from the coding sequence GTGAGCGGCAGTCGTGACGGCCGTTGTGCGTTCGGCATGAGCCGCCGCGCGTTCTTGCGCGGCAGCGCCGCCGGCGTGCTGGCGCTCGGGCTCGCGGGTTGCCAGTCCCCGCCGCTCGTCCAGGGCGTTGCATGGCAACTCGACAATACGCATGCCAATGCTCACGGCGACTGGAACCGGCTGGGGGTGACCGACTTGCTCCTGCAATGGACCGCCGTCGACAACACCGCATATGTCGCCGGCACGCAGATCCCCGTGGCGCCGCGCTTGCCCGACTGGAACCGCATCGCGCTGGAACCCTGGGCGCAGCGCGTGCTCGTGGGCCTGGCCGGCCGCTTCAACGAAGCTGATGCACGCGCCAACGCCGAGCTGCTGGTCGAGCAATCTCTGGAACTGGTGCGCGCGGCGCCGCACCTGAATATCGAAGGCTGGTATTTTCCTGTCGAAGTCGATCCAAGCTGGCAGGACGCCCGTTCAATCGCGCCATTGCTCGCACGCCTGCCGCGGCCCTTGTGGATCAGCGTCTATGACCGCGGCAACATCGGCGGCGCGGCGCTGGCGCAATGGCTTTCGAGCTGGCTCCCGAGTGACGTGGGCGTGTTGCTGCAGGACGGCGTGGGTGTCTATGCGCGCGAACCGCGCATTGCCCGGACCTATGCCGATGCCCTCAGCGCCAAGTTCGGACGTGAGCGCGTGCGGGTCATCGCAGAAGCTTTCCGCGTGGCGCCCGGGTCAGCATTTCGCTCGGCCACGGCGCAGGAACTCAAGCTGCAACTCGATGCCTATCGCGGTTATCGCACGTACCTTTTCGATGGCCCTCACTACGTGCCGCCTCAACTCGTGGACAGTCTCCTGCAGTGA
- a CDS encoding NfrA family protein: protein MQASAFGIAILWSVPGMSQADQTLPLPLTGSAYRVARQAYGSYDSHRYQASVGYAREAIRQRPDVMSLRLLLASALEAQGDRRAAVRAIDDAIKALGPEPALRARRSALLAIIASGANSPSDPNALTGNMAKTAQRAYRAYAKHDYDDAIAAANEVLAARPDVMPLYLLVIDALTAQGRDLDAYNAVIAATQRGGDKPGLRARRGFIGARLGPVAASEAYDALRRGDTDIAISRARAAIGYAPNVPGARDLLIDALIQANRFDEADQAATDAISANPSALAPWLLRGAIRERLGQRDASLADFAQAMQLQDATQQEQRNGRIVIADMALATGDPQRALDALNGLDPDGDATDLMIAVRRQKARRALTSSVAANTADLPMPQLDCTRIDSGILCTLHPFDPAYAQYAAAARAYDQHDYPLAVAQAREAVRIAPDDPVHRLLLIQALASNGDQAESKQEAANLIESGMIDTLPSMNAAYFASNAEQPALAARYYNEAVRNDELPPSSLLDAGYANLNAGAAPVAASYFRRGIDADNNGDISLQPQQAFETRRTMSELDRTWGVNASVGYRPTGDQTTFVASPGSTADKSVQAGAEAYWRPFGYFDGHTIELYARAYETLYSKAGNTTGTPSLEGALGVRAKPFASQNLVFAFERIVPLGSAVQPDWLGRIAYSNGFGTDLRVDTPSWWTGQLYAEAGHYITHPDNYATFSGELGRSYRLDAIDPHLVAFPYAVLGGDYNTQINNRASMGAGVGVNLRYWFREDAYHAPRSFVDFSLQYRLKIVGDDRAKGVFFNASFSY, encoded by the coding sequence ATGCAAGCGTCCGCATTCGGCATCGCGATTTTGTGGTCCGTCCCCGGCATGTCCCAGGCCGACCAAACGCTGCCGTTGCCGCTGACCGGCAGCGCCTACAGGGTCGCCCGGCAGGCGTACGGAAGCTACGACAGCCATCGCTACCAGGCGAGCGTTGGCTATGCGCGCGAAGCGATCCGTCAACGACCCGATGTGATGTCGCTGCGCCTGCTGCTCGCCAGCGCGCTCGAAGCGCAAGGCGACAGGCGAGCGGCAGTGCGTGCAATAGACGATGCCATCAAGGCCCTCGGTCCCGAACCCGCGTTGCGCGCTCGCCGCAGTGCGCTGCTTGCGATCATTGCGAGCGGCGCGAACAGTCCTTCCGATCCGAACGCGCTGACCGGCAACATGGCGAAGACGGCGCAGCGTGCTTACAGGGCGTATGCGAAGCATGACTATGACGACGCGATCGCAGCGGCAAACGAGGTGCTGGCCGCGCGGCCCGACGTCATGCCGCTCTATCTCCTCGTGATCGACGCACTGACCGCGCAAGGGCGCGACCTGGATGCGTACAACGCGGTCATCGCAGCAACGCAGCGTGGCGGCGATAAACCTGGGCTGCGCGCACGGCGCGGGTTCATCGGCGCACGGCTCGGTCCTGTCGCGGCATCGGAAGCTTACGACGCGCTCAGGCGCGGCGATACGGACATTGCGATCTCTCGCGCGCGGGCCGCTATCGGTTATGCGCCCAATGTCCCAGGCGCACGGGATTTGCTGATCGATGCCTTGATCCAAGCCAATCGTTTCGATGAAGCCGACCAGGCCGCGACCGATGCCATATCAGCCAACCCCTCCGCACTCGCACCGTGGTTGCTGCGCGGCGCGATCCGCGAACGCCTCGGTCAGCGTGATGCGTCGCTTGCGGATTTCGCGCAGGCGATGCAGCTTCAAGACGCCACGCAGCAAGAACAACGTAACGGCCGGATCGTGATTGCGGACATGGCGCTTGCAACCGGCGATCCGCAACGCGCGCTCGATGCACTGAACGGTCTCGATCCCGACGGCGACGCGACCGACCTGATGATCGCCGTGCGTCGCCAAAAAGCGCGGCGTGCGCTGACATCGTCCGTTGCGGCCAACACCGCCGATCTGCCGATGCCGCAGCTCGATTGCACGCGCATCGATTCGGGCATCCTGTGCACGCTGCATCCGTTCGATCCTGCCTACGCGCAATACGCCGCGGCGGCGCGCGCCTACGACCAGCACGACTACCCGCTTGCGGTGGCGCAGGCGCGCGAGGCGGTGCGCATTGCGCCCGATGATCCCGTGCATCGCTTGCTGCTGATCCAGGCGCTCGCATCGAATGGCGATCAGGCCGAATCGAAACAGGAAGCCGCGAACCTGATCGAGAGCGGCATGATCGATACCTTGCCGAGCATGAACGCCGCGTATTTCGCATCGAATGCGGAACAGCCGGCGCTTGCCGCGCGCTACTACAACGAGGCCGTTCGCAACGACGAGCTGCCGCCATCCAGCCTGCTCGATGCGGGCTACGCAAACCTGAATGCGGGTGCGGCGCCCGTCGCAGCCAGTTATTTCAGGCGCGGAATCGATGCGGACAACAACGGCGATATCTCGCTGCAACCGCAACAAGCCTTCGAGACCCGCCGCACGATGTCCGAGCTCGACCGGACCTGGGGCGTGAATGCGTCGGTGGGATATCGTCCTACAGGCGACCAGACGACGTTCGTGGCCAGTCCCGGAAGCACCGCCGATAAAAGCGTGCAAGCCGGCGCCGAAGCCTATTGGCGCCCTTTCGGTTATTTCGATGGACACACCATCGAACTCTACGCACGCGCCTACGAGACGCTTTATTCGAAGGCGGGCAACACTACAGGCACGCCGAGCCTCGAAGGGGCGCTGGGTGTGCGCGCGAAACCGTTCGCAAGCCAGAACCTCGTGTTCGCATTCGAGCGCATCGTGCCGCTTGGCAGCGCGGTGCAGCCGGACTGGCTTGGACGTATCGCGTATTCGAACGGGTTCGGCACGGATTTGCGCGTGGACACGCCGAGTTGGTGGACGGGGCAGCTTTACGCGGAAGCAGGACATTACATCACCCATCCGGACAACTACGCGACCTTTAGCGGCGAACTCGGCCGAAGCTACCGGCTCGATGCGATCGATCCGCATCTCGTCGCGTTTCCGTACGCGGTGCTTGGCGGCGACTACAACACGCAGATCAACAACCGTGCATCGATGGGCGCAGGCGTGGGCGTGAACCTGCGCTACTGGTTCCGTGAGGACGCGTATCATGCGCCGCGCTCGTTCGTGGATTTCTCGCTGCAATATCGATTGAAGATTGTCGGCGATGACCGTGCGAAGGGCGTGTTTTTCAACGCGAGCTTCAGTTATTAG
- a CDS encoding SDR family NAD(P)-dependent oxidoreductase: MSEHPVVLITGALTGIGRAAAFAFAHEHARVVVSGRRAEEGEQLAAELRALGSEAEFVQADVRLEDSVRELVDRTVARFGRLDVAVNSAGTEGESGPVTELTPERYAAVFDTNVLGTVLSMKHEMRVMLAQRSGSIVNISSTMGSRGAPNVSLYVASKHAVEGLTRSAAIEGAASGVRVNAVAPGPVETAMLQRLTGNEERKAVFLASVPLKRAGTPEEIADAIVFVASGKASFFTGEILRVNGGKTAS, translated from the coding sequence ATGTCCGAGCATCCTGTTGTACTGATCACCGGCGCGCTGACGGGTATCGGCCGGGCCGCCGCTTTTGCCTTTGCGCATGAGCATGCGCGCGTCGTGGTGTCCGGGCGCCGCGCGGAAGAAGGCGAGCAACTTGCGGCCGAGCTGCGCGCGCTCGGATCGGAGGCCGAGTTTGTTCAGGCCGATGTCCGCCTCGAAGACTCGGTGCGCGAACTCGTCGATCGGACCGTCGCACGCTTCGGAAGGCTGGACGTGGCCGTGAACTCGGCGGGCACGGAGGGCGAATCGGGACCCGTGACGGAGCTGACGCCCGAGCGCTATGCAGCCGTCTTCGATACCAACGTGCTGGGCACCGTACTCAGCATGAAACACGAGATGCGCGTGATGCTGGCGCAACGCAGTGGCAGTATCGTCAATATCTCCTCGACGATGGGATCGCGCGGCGCGCCCAACGTGTCGCTCTATGTGGCCAGCAAGCACGCAGTGGAAGGCCTGACCAGATCGGCGGCGATCGAGGGGGCCGCGTCGGGCGTGCGCGTCAACGCTGTTGCGCCCGGTCCGGTAGAGACTGCCATGCTGCAGAGACTGACCGGCAACGAAGAACGCAAAGCTGTTTTCCTCGCGAGCGTGCCGCTCAAACGAGCGGGGACGCCCGAAGAAATCGCGGACGCGATCGTGTTCGTCGCGTCCGGGAAAGCAAGCTTCTTTACCGGCGAGATCCTGAGAGTGAACGGCGGGAAAACGGCGTCTTGA
- a CDS encoding DUF429 domain-containing protein — MKSQKTVAGIDIGGEAKGNHLVIMQGTRIVWNNPGRETPEQMLEKCIEFDVAAVGIDAPCQWRIEETGRQAEKMLARMRISCFVTPTRERLSQSRFYDWMFNGESVYKVFVERFPLLNDVFAIGNRVCFETFPHAITCALRGREATSAKAKNIQRRETLERAGVETRPLRNIDEVDAALCALTANFLLEGWVDVYGDSAGGFIVVPSSTASSGNK, encoded by the coding sequence ATGAAGTCACAAAAAACTGTTGCCGGAATCGATATAGGCGGAGAGGCTAAGGGCAATCATCTGGTCATCATGCAGGGCACCCGGATCGTGTGGAACAACCCCGGCCGAGAAACGCCGGAGCAGATGCTCGAAAAATGCATCGAGTTCGATGTTGCTGCCGTGGGTATCGATGCGCCTTGCCAGTGGAGAATCGAAGAGACTGGAAGACAGGCCGAAAAGATGCTGGCCAGAATGCGCATCTCCTGTTTTGTTACGCCGACACGCGAACGACTGAGCCAAAGCCGGTTCTACGATTGGATGTTCAACGGGGAGTCCGTGTACAAGGTCTTCGTCGAGCGCTTTCCTCTTTTGAATGACGTGTTCGCGATCGGGAACCGGGTTTGCTTCGAGACGTTCCCCCACGCCATCACGTGCGCCCTTCGCGGCCGGGAAGCCACATCGGCGAAGGCGAAGAACATTCAGCGCCGGGAGACCCTCGAAAGGGCGGGCGTTGAAACCCGGCCGCTGAGAAACATCGATGAAGTCGATGCGGCGCTGTGCGCGCTGACAGCGAATTTCCTGCTCGAGGGATGGGTCGACGTCTATGGCGACAGTGCAGGAGGGTTCATTGTCGTCCCATCCTCAACCGCCAGTAGCGGCAATAAATGA
- a CDS encoding LysR family transcriptional regulator, producing MELKLLRAFLTVTELRHFGRAADALHVSQPALSKQIAALETVLGGRLFERGRHGADLTAFGESFRPGALSLIGEADDLLIRAREASSGQRGQLRVGLGLSVLTVAPQWLASFRSMNPGVGVTVKDLSSFDQTRALLSGQLDVGFLRLPADRGLAFVPVLAESLILAVPEHARWKRLPADLNKLNALGIVALSRGIGPGLAAQIKQWCASRNFIPRVIQRADDIQSVLAAVAAGVGAAFLPSGAQYLLRDATIIALHDSQTRWQVGLAWNTMRSDPVVDNFVAHVQKSIENPL from the coding sequence ATGGAACTCAAACTGCTCCGTGCGTTTTTGACGGTCACTGAATTGCGCCATTTTGGTCGCGCTGCAGACGCACTGCATGTCAGCCAGCCGGCGCTCAGCAAGCAGATCGCGGCGCTGGAGACGGTGCTCGGCGGCCGCCTGTTCGAACGCGGCCGTCACGGCGCCGACCTGACGGCATTCGGAGAATCTTTCCGGCCAGGTGCGTTGTCATTGATCGGCGAAGCCGATGACCTGCTGATTCGCGCGCGCGAAGCAAGCAGCGGCCAGCGGGGACAGTTACGGGTCGGCCTAGGGTTATCGGTGCTTACGGTGGCGCCGCAATGGCTCGCGAGCTTCCGGTCCATGAATCCAGGTGTCGGCGTGACGGTGAAAGACTTGTCGTCGTTTGATCAGACACGGGCACTGCTTTCGGGCCAACTCGATGTCGGGTTCTTGCGACTGCCGGCTGACCGCGGATTGGCATTCGTGCCGGTGCTGGCCGAATCGCTGATCCTCGCCGTTCCGGAGCACGCGAGGTGGAAGCGCTTGCCGGCGGACCTGAACAAGCTCAATGCGCTGGGCATCGTCGCCCTTTCACGCGGTATTGGTCCCGGACTCGCCGCGCAAATCAAACAATGGTGCGCAAGTCGCAATTTCATTCCGCGCGTGATCCAGCGGGCCGATGACATCCAGTCTGTTCTTGCAGCCGTTGCAGCAGGTGTGGGCGCGGCATTCCTGCCCTCAGGTGCGCAATATCTACTGCGCGACGCGACCATCATTGCCTTGCATGACAGCCAGACCAGATGGCAAGTCGGACTTGCGTGGAACACCATGCGTAGCGATCCGGTCGTGGACAATTTCGTCGCCCATGTCCAGAAGTCGATCGAGAATCCGTTGTAA
- a CDS encoding fructose bisphosphate aldolase, with protein MANEKMLAQVREKQGFFAALDQSGGSTPGALKLYGIPETAYSSDAEMFKLIHEMRVRIITAPAFTGDKVIGAILFEATMDGQALGKPVPTFLWEERGVVPFLKVDKGLENEADGVQLMKPIPGLDELLARAAKLGICGTKMRSVIKLNSQAGIAAIARQQFAVGEQISAHGLIPILEPEISIKSPDKAGAEATLLAELTKGLDALPENRQVMLKLTIPDVADFYRPLIEHPRVARVVALSGGYARSDACERLASNHGMIASFSRALINELKEQMSDSEFDETLATAIDEIYQASVEKV; from the coding sequence GTGGCAAATGAAAAAATGTTGGCGCAAGTACGTGAAAAGCAGGGCTTTTTCGCGGCCCTGGACCAGAGCGGCGGGTCCACACCCGGCGCCCTGAAGCTATACGGCATCCCGGAGACTGCATACAGCAGTGACGCCGAGATGTTCAAACTGATACACGAGATGCGGGTGCGCATCATCACTGCGCCCGCCTTTACAGGGGACAAGGTCATCGGGGCCATCCTGTTCGAAGCAACCATGGACGGACAGGCGCTCGGCAAACCCGTTCCAACCTTCTTGTGGGAAGAGCGTGGCGTGGTGCCCTTCCTGAAGGTGGACAAGGGCCTGGAAAACGAAGCCGACGGCGTGCAACTCATGAAGCCGATTCCCGGGCTCGACGAGCTGCTCGCCCGCGCCGCGAAGCTCGGTATCTGCGGCACCAAGATGCGTTCAGTCATCAAGCTGAACTCGCAAGCGGGTATTGCTGCGATCGCCAGGCAACAATTTGCGGTGGGAGAGCAAATCTCCGCACACGGCCTCATTCCGATCCTGGAGCCCGAGATTTCGATCAAGAGTCCGGACAAGGCTGGAGCGGAAGCCACCCTCCTCGCGGAACTGACCAAGGGCCTCGATGCGTTGCCGGAAAATCGTCAAGTCATGCTCAAGCTGACAATTCCGGACGTGGCGGACTTTTATCGTCCGCTGATCGAGCACCCGCGCGTCGCCCGGGTGGTTGCGCTTTCCGGAGGCTATGCGCGAAGCGATGCGTGCGAACGGCTTGCTTCGAATCATGGAATGATCGCCAGCTTCTCGCGGGCTTTGATCAACGAGCTCAAGGAACAAATGAGCGACAGTGAATTCGACGAGACGCTCGCGACTGCTATCGACGAGATCTATCAGGCCTCCGTCGAGAAAGTTTGA
- a CDS encoding NIPSNAP family protein, protein MLYELITLSSPPMEQDAVSAGAHNWVLDGEGQLLGAWRTEIGELFQIKLLRGFETAEALERERLRALMSARPFGVDDPSSRLITEQYARFPFLPDVERSSFGRFYEFRTYHLKPGGLPPTLAGWEQAIGPAHDYTRHLVINMYALDGSPRITHIWGFSSLEERAALRARHYAEGLWPPKGGPQQIARATSTICIPEAYSPLG, encoded by the coding sequence ATGCTTTATGAACTGATTACACTCTCCAGCCCACCGATGGAGCAAGACGCGGTCTCTGCCGGCGCGCACAACTGGGTTCTGGATGGAGAAGGCCAGCTCCTGGGCGCGTGGCGCACGGAGATCGGTGAACTCTTCCAGATCAAGCTGCTGCGTGGCTTCGAGACCGCGGAGGCGCTCGAACGGGAACGGTTGCGCGCGCTGATGAGCGCCCGTCCATTCGGTGTCGACGATCCATCGAGCCGGTTGATCACGGAGCAGTACGCGCGTTTCCCGTTTCTGCCCGACGTCGAGCGTTCCTCATTCGGGCGATTCTATGAATTCCGGACTTACCATCTGAAGCCGGGTGGTCTGCCGCCAACCTTGGCGGGTTGGGAGCAGGCAATCGGTCCGGCTCACGACTACACACGGCATCTGGTGATCAATATGTATGCGCTGGATGGCTCGCCCCGGATCACACATATTTGGGGATTCTCCAGCCTGGAGGAACGCGCTGCGCTGCGTGCACGCCATTACGCCGAAGGCCTGTGGCCACCGAAAGGCGGTCCGCAACAGATTGCAAGGGCGACATCGACGATCTGCATTCCGGAAGCGTACTCGCCGCTTGGCTGA
- a CDS encoding YciI family protein produces the protein MPIYIVQMEHPDGDRWNQHVLEHALYLKDLIAQGRLLASGPLKATPLRAGFLIMRAENREEVEAMVKGDPFSREDLICGLTIEEWDPLFGMLVDQSSKQPPPELASLF, from the coding sequence ATGCCGATTTACATCGTTCAAATGGAACATCCCGACGGCGACCGCTGGAACCAGCATGTTCTCGAACACGCTCTTTATCTCAAGGACTTGATCGCGCAGGGCCGCCTGCTGGCTTCCGGACCGCTCAAAGCAACCCCGTTGCGTGCAGGCTTTCTGATCATGCGGGCTGAGAATCGCGAGGAAGTGGAAGCGATGGTCAAGGGCGATCCGTTTTCCCGCGAAGACCTGATCTGCGGGCTTACGATCGAAGAGTGGGATCCGCTCTTCGGCATGCTGGTCGATCAATCCAGCAAGCAGCCGCCGCCCGAGTTGGCATCGCTGTTCTGA
- a CDS encoding LysR family transcriptional regulator, protein MLDRLTSMAVFVQATQTGSFAAAADKLGMSPQMVAKHIAALEQHLATRLLNRTTRKQSLTEFGRAYLERCQTVLAEVDAADALAQAVQVKPQGRLRISAPVTFGRHGLIPAVTQFLRDFPEVELELTLSDRLVDPVEEGYEAIVRIGPIDENLPMVARPLKPYRLVACASPAYLSEHGTPLEPADLDRHECVLFAPWPTDLNHRWRFQQGGREVEATVGSRLSINDWGAIHSAARDGFGIVLGSEHAVAEDLAAGRLIRVLPDFEGPSRPMHLLYAADRRMTPKLRCFVDRMIGTFGDG, encoded by the coding sequence GTGCTCGATCGACTCACCAGCATGGCGGTCTTCGTACAGGCAACCCAGACGGGGTCATTCGCCGCTGCAGCCGACAAGCTTGGCATGTCGCCGCAAATGGTCGCCAAGCATATCGCTGCCCTGGAACAGCATCTTGCGACCCGCTTGCTGAATAGGACGACCCGCAAACAGAGCCTGACGGAGTTCGGCCGCGCCTATCTGGAGCGGTGCCAGACCGTGCTGGCGGAAGTGGACGCAGCCGATGCCCTGGCCCAAGCCGTTCAGGTCAAGCCTCAAGGCCGCTTGCGCATCAGTGCGCCGGTGACCTTCGGTCGTCATGGCCTGATACCGGCGGTGACGCAGTTCCTGCGAGATTTCCCGGAGGTGGAACTTGAACTGACGCTATCGGACCGACTGGTGGACCCTGTCGAAGAAGGCTACGAGGCCATCGTGCGAATCGGGCCAATCGATGAAAACCTGCCGATGGTGGCGCGTCCGCTAAAGCCATATCGTTTGGTCGCTTGCGCATCGCCGGCCTATCTGAGCGAACATGGAACGCCGCTGGAACCCGCGGATTTGGATCGCCATGAGTGCGTGTTATTCGCTCCATGGCCAACGGACCTCAACCATCGGTGGCGCTTCCAGCAGGGCGGCCGCGAAGTCGAGGCGACCGTTGGGAGCCGCTTGAGTATCAACGATTGGGGCGCCATTCACAGCGCTGCCCGAGACGGTTTCGGTATCGTGCTCGGGTCTGAGCATGCCGTGGCAGAGGATCTGGCGGCAGGCCGGCTGATTCGGGTGTTGCCCGATTTCGAAGGGCCATCCCGCCCCATGCATCTGCTCTATGCAGCGGACCGGCGCATGACGCCGAAACTGCGTTGTTTCGTCGACCGGATGATCGGAACTTTCGGAGATGGCTAA